In one Bradyrhizobium cosmicum genomic region, the following are encoded:
- a CDS encoding MATE family efflux transporter, with protein sequence MTIDAPIDTVPPRAPVASPIASLLTAPILPTLLRLAIPNMVAMVGSTLVAIAETSYIGRLGTIPLAAIALVFPFAMLTQMMSAGAMGGGVSSAISRALGAGDRDRAATLALHAAIIGLCGGLFFTLTMLVFGRSFFTLLGGRERVLEEASGYSQVLFSGAVAIWLVNTLASVIRGTGDMRLPSMILIGASTLQIALGGTLGLGLFGVPQFGMPGVAAGQLIAFTCAAAFFLWYLLSGRSRLSLNVRAFHFERGMFLDILRVGAVACLSPLQTVLTILIFTKILATFGTEMLAGYGIGSRLEFLLIPITFAFGIASVPMVGMAMGAGQIKRARRVAWTAAAASGLTVGLIGLVIALDPALWVSLFTNDPGVAAAAHSYFHWAGPAFVFFGMGVSLYFSSQGAARVGGPVLASTARLLIVAIGGAGLMTAQAPAWTLFALVGGAMVVFGLSTAASVAFARWGK encoded by the coding sequence ATGACGATCGACGCCCCGATAGACACCGTCCCGCCGCGCGCTCCGGTCGCCTCCCCCATCGCCAGCCTTCTGACGGCGCCGATCCTGCCGACGCTGCTGCGACTCGCGATCCCCAACATGGTCGCCATGGTCGGCAGCACGCTGGTCGCGATCGCCGAGACTTCCTACATCGGCCGCCTCGGCACCATCCCACTTGCCGCCATCGCGCTGGTGTTTCCATTCGCGATGCTGACGCAGATGATGAGTGCGGGCGCGATGGGCGGCGGCGTGTCGTCTGCGATCAGCCGTGCGCTCGGGGCGGGAGACCGCGACCGCGCCGCCACCCTGGCGCTGCATGCCGCCATCATCGGCCTCTGCGGCGGCCTGTTCTTCACGCTGACGATGCTCGTCTTCGGCCGCTCATTCTTCACGCTGCTCGGCGGCCGCGAGCGCGTGCTCGAGGAAGCCAGCGGCTATTCGCAGGTGCTGTTCTCCGGCGCGGTCGCGATCTGGCTCGTCAACACGCTCGCTTCGGTGATCCGAGGCACGGGGGACATGCGCCTGCCCTCGATGATTCTGATCGGGGCGAGCACACTCCAGATCGCGCTCGGCGGCACGCTCGGGCTCGGTCTGTTCGGCGTTCCGCAATTCGGCATGCCCGGCGTGGCCGCGGGCCAGTTGATTGCCTTCACCTGCGCTGCGGCCTTCTTCCTCTGGTATCTCCTGTCCGGCCGCAGCCGGCTATCGCTCAACGTCCGCGCCTTCCACTTCGAGCGCGGGATGTTCCTGGACATTCTGAGGGTCGGCGCGGTCGCCTGCCTGTCGCCGCTGCAGACCGTGCTGACCATCCTGATCTTCACGAAGATCCTGGCGACCTTCGGCACCGAGATGCTGGCCGGTTACGGCATCGGCTCGCGGCTGGAATTCCTGCTGATCCCGATCACCTTCGCCTTCGGCATCGCCTCGGTGCCGATGGTCGGCATGGCGATGGGCGCAGGCCAGATCAAGCGCGCGCGGCGCGTGGCCTGGACCGCGGCCGCGGCCTCCGGGCTCACGGTCGGCCTGATCGGACTCGTGATCGCGCTCGATCCCGCGTTGTGGGTCTCGCTCTTCACCAACGATCCGGGCGTCGCCGCCGCCGCGCACAGTTATTTCCACTGGGCCGGGCCGGCCTTCGTGTTCTTCGGCATGGGCGTGTCGCTGTATTTCTCCTCGCAGGGCGCTGCCCGCGTCGGCGGCCCGGTGCTCGCCTCCACCGCGCGGCTTCTGATCGTCGCGATCGGCGGCGCCGGCCTGATGACGGCGCAGGCGCCGGCCTGGACCTTGTTCGCGCTGGTCGGCGGCGCCATGGTCGTGTTCGGGCTTTCGACCGCGGCTTCAGTCGCCTTCGCTCGCTGGGGCAAATGA
- a CDS encoding DUF2147 domain-containing protein encodes MLRRFAILSVTLAALLGATAAHAQSADGIWLTQAGDARVKVSKCGGGICGHIVWLREPHDTATGQLATDSKNPNPALAKRPMIGLPLFSGMQPSGPNKWSGQIYNADDGSTYASSVTVTSADALRVEGCVGALCGGETWTRAGR; translated from the coding sequence ATGCTCCGCAGATTCGCTATCTTGTCCGTCACTCTGGCCGCGCTGCTCGGCGCGACGGCCGCCCATGCGCAGAGCGCTGACGGGATCTGGCTGACACAGGCCGGCGATGCCCGCGTCAAGGTCAGCAAATGCGGCGGCGGCATCTGCGGCCACATCGTCTGGCTGCGCGAGCCTCACGACACCGCGACCGGCCAGCTCGCCACCGACAGCAAGAATCCCAATCCCGCGCTCGCCAAGCGCCCGATGATCGGCTTGCCGCTGTTCAGCGGCATGCAGCCATCGGGTCCGAACAAATGGTCGGGCCAGATCTACAATGCCGACGACGGCAGCACCTATGCGAGCAGCGTCACCGTGACATCGGCGGATGCGCTGCGGGTCGAGGGCTGCGTTGGCGCGCTCTGCGGCGGCGAGACCTGGACGCGCGCGGGACGCTGA
- a CDS encoding DUF3095 domain-containing protein, whose translation MTSGESFYGGIPVFRGFTSLMDPALYAPLPDNWSIGVADIVDSTKAIAAQRYKAVNMAGAAVIAAVTNALEGREFPFVFGGDGASFAVAPSDIEPAREALAATATWVREDLDLKMRVALVPVGAIRAQGLDVRVARFGPSANLSYAMFSGGGLAWADAAMKRGEFAVNEAPAGTQPDLSGLSCRFEVIPAARGLILSVLVMPARGADPSAFRKVIEDIIHLVERSPDGGRPVPAQGPPLKWPPQGLDFEARTRRGGSLLARRASVLAYTLFVYLIMRFDLNVGGFVPNVYKRQVVENSDFRKYDDGLRMILDCTPQLERALSDRLAAAARDGVVHYGLYQQDAAMMTCFTPSALRSDHVHFIDGARGGYASAATALKAMMA comes from the coding sequence ATGACTTCAGGCGAATCCTTCTACGGCGGCATTCCCGTCTTCCGCGGCTTCACCAGCCTGATGGACCCCGCGCTCTATGCTCCGCTGCCGGACAACTGGAGCATCGGCGTGGCGGACATCGTCGATTCCACCAAGGCGATCGCGGCGCAGCGCTACAAGGCGGTCAACATGGCCGGCGCGGCCGTGATCGCGGCGGTGACCAATGCGTTGGAGGGGCGGGAATTCCCCTTCGTGTTCGGCGGCGACGGCGCGAGCTTCGCGGTCGCGCCTTCCGATATCGAGCCGGCCCGGGAGGCACTTGCAGCAACCGCGACCTGGGTGCGGGAGGATCTCGACCTGAAGATGCGGGTCGCGCTGGTGCCAGTGGGGGCCATCCGCGCGCAGGGCCTCGACGTGCGCGTCGCGCGCTTTGGTCCGTCGGCCAATTTGTCCTATGCGATGTTCTCCGGCGGCGGCCTCGCCTGGGCTGATGCCGCGATGAAGCGCGGTGAGTTCGCGGTCAACGAGGCGCCCGCCGGCACGCAGCCCGATCTCTCCGGCCTGTCCTGCCGCTTCGAGGTGATCCCGGCCGCGCGCGGCCTGATCCTGTCGGTGCTGGTGATGCCGGCGCGCGGCGCCGATCCCTCGGCTTTCCGCAAGGTGATCGAGGACATCATCCATCTGGTCGAGCGTAGCCCGGATGGCGGCCGCCCGGTGCCGGCGCAGGGGCCGCCGCTGAAATGGCCACCGCAAGGGCTGGACTTCGAGGCCCGCACCAGGCGCGGCGGTTCGCTGCTCGCGCGTCGCGCCAGCGTGCTCGCCTACACGCTGTTCGTCTATCTGATCATGCGTTTCGACCTCAACGTCGGGGGCTTCGTGCCAAACGTCTACAAGCGTCAGGTGGTCGAGAATTCAGACTTCCGCAAATATGACGACGGCCTGCGCATGATCCTCGACTGCACTCCGCAGCTCGAACGCGCGCTGAGCGACCGCCTTGCGGCGGCCGCGCGCGACGGCGTCGTGCATTATGGACTCTACCAGCAGGACGCCGCGATGATGACCTGCTTCACGCCCTCGGCGCTGCGCAGCGACCACGTCCATTTCATCGACGGCGCGCGGGGCGGCTACGCCTCGGCAGCGACGGCGCTGAAGGCAATGATGGCTTGA